A DNA window from Bacteroides cellulosilyticus contains the following coding sequences:
- a CDS encoding glycosyl hydrolase 115 family protein: MSIFKSVLLGGMLLLSSSVALAQVSLSQNSSGPNVFSLVGKKDKACVYYDAQDFEVVKTTAGLFANDVKEVSGQILGVATTKETPQKNCIIVGTLGHNEWIDQMIAKKKLDVEPLKNRWESYLVQLVRNPLPGVDKALVIVGSDRRGAAYGLLSVSRTIGVSPWYWWADAPIVKKDQLHLKVDKYISKEPTVKYRGIFINDEDWGLYRWSKRNFEKEVGNFGPRTYAKVCELLLRLQANYLCPAMHDASMAFHRIPENRVVADRFAIIMGSSHCEPLLFNTASEWKRDKMGEWDYINNKKGVDSVLNARVKECAPFENVYTLALRGLHDRAMNASNDMGDRKDMLQEALMAQRQMLIDAIGKPGEEIPQAFTPYKEVLDVYDEGLELPDDVTIIWPDDNYGYMKRLSSPKEQKRSGRSGVYYHSSYLGKPHDHLWMNTVSPTLMYEELRKAYDATADRIWLLNAGDIKSCEFAVDYFLTMAFDIDAFNFERAANYRTEWLCGMLGDQYRNEYQDVVNSFYKLAFARKPEFMGWGYQWTTDKHGRERNTDTDFSLTNYREADNRLNEYRRIGSIVEKILNNMSDEKQKACFYQSLYYPVKGCELLNRMILDGQRNRWYSIQQRALTKELEKSAKACYDSLEIITNGYNSLLGGKWNHVMTMKQGFAAAYFELPKLRDVELAPTASLGVMAEGEAVLKGLQSFHSLPCFNTYLRQSYYVDVFNKGATPLKWKAAVTNDWILVSKKSGETATEDRIEVSIDWAKVPAGERILGTLDITSDRGEKESVYISVFNPTSPSLAEMDTLFVENNGYVSIDAASFHRKVENDAIKMIIIPNLGCENTAVQLGNPIAPAQRTAGRNTPRLEYDFYTFEQGSVDVYTYVLPTFPISKDRGYAGHEATNVETKYGVCIDEGPVMTPSTSSFEYAQIWYESVLKNCRINKTTLHIDKPGKHTVKIICGDAGTVLQKVVLDFGGMKRSYMGPQPTRNEQEVAK; this comes from the coding sequence ATGAGTATTTTTAAATCTGTTTTATTAGGAGGCATGTTGCTGCTGAGTTCTTCAGTGGCGTTGGCTCAGGTTTCGCTATCGCAAAATAGTAGTGGACCCAACGTATTCAGTCTCGTAGGCAAGAAGGATAAAGCCTGCGTGTACTATGACGCACAAGATTTTGAAGTTGTAAAAACAACGGCGGGACTATTTGCGAATGATGTGAAAGAGGTGAGTGGACAAATCCTAGGCGTTGCTACTACCAAGGAAACTCCTCAGAAGAATTGTATTATTGTCGGAACCTTGGGGCATAATGAATGGATTGACCAGATGATTGCAAAGAAGAAACTGGATGTGGAACCTTTGAAGAATCGTTGGGAAAGCTATCTGGTACAGCTCGTTCGTAATCCGCTTCCTGGTGTAGACAAGGCATTGGTTATTGTGGGTAGCGACCGCAGAGGTGCTGCTTACGGATTGTTGTCTGTGTCGAGGACTATCGGTGTATCTCCCTGGTACTGGTGGGCAGACGCTCCCATTGTAAAGAAGGATCAGTTACACCTGAAAGTAGATAAATATATATCTAAAGAGCCTACTGTGAAGTATAGAGGTATCTTCATCAACGATGAAGACTGGGGGCTCTACCGTTGGTCTAAGAGAAACTTCGAGAAAGAAGTGGGTAATTTCGGTCCCCGGACTTACGCTAAGGTTTGCGAACTGTTGCTCCGTCTCCAGGCCAACTATTTGTGTCCGGCCATGCATGATGCATCTATGGCATTTCACCGCATTCCCGAGAACAGAGTGGTTGCAGACCGCTTTGCCATCATCATGGGTTCTTCTCATTGTGAACCGTTATTGTTTAATACCGCAAGTGAATGGAAACGTGATAAAATGGGTGAGTGGGACTACATCAATAATAAAAAAGGTGTAGACAGCGTGTTGAATGCACGCGTGAAGGAATGTGCTCCCTTTGAAAATGTATATACGCTGGCATTGCGCGGACTGCATGACAGAGCCATGAATGCAAGCAATGATATGGGCGACAGAAAAGATATGCTTCAGGAGGCTTTGATGGCCCAAAGACAGATGTTGATTGATGCCATCGGTAAACCGGGTGAAGAGATTCCCCAAGCATTTACTCCCTATAAAGAAGTGCTGGATGTATATGACGAAGGTCTGGAATTACCGGATGACGTAACAATTATCTGGCCGGACGACAACTATGGTTATATGAAACGTTTGAGCAGTCCGAAGGAACAGAAACGTTCGGGTCGTTCGGGTGTGTACTACCATTCTTCTTATCTTGGCAAGCCTCACGATCATCTTTGGATGAACACGGTTTCTCCTACATTGATGTATGAAGAACTTCGTAAAGCGTATGATGCAACGGCGGATCGCATCTGGTTGCTGAATGCCGGTGATATCAAATCCTGTGAGTTCGCTGTAGATTATTTCCTGACAATGGCTTTCGATATTGATGCTTTTAACTTTGAAAGGGCAGCCAACTACCGTACTGAATGGTTGTGTGGTATGTTGGGCGACCAATACCGTAACGAATATCAGGATGTGGTTAATTCTTTCTATAAGCTGGCTTTCGCACGTAAACCCGAATTTATGGGGTGGGGTTACCAATGGACTACTGATAAGCATGGGAGAGAACGGAATACGGATACGGATTTCTCACTTACCAACTATCGTGAGGCAGACAATCGTTTGAATGAATACCGCCGTATTGGAAGTATTGTAGAGAAGATTCTGAACAATATGTCGGACGAGAAACAGAAAGCATGTTTCTACCAGTCATTATATTATCCGGTGAAAGGATGCGAATTGTTGAACAGAATGATACTGGACGGACAAAGAAACCGCTGGTATTCCATTCAGCAAAGAGCATTAACCAAAGAACTGGAGAAATCAGCGAAAGCCTGTTATGATAGTCTGGAAATAATTACCAACGGCTATAACTCGTTGCTTGGCGGTAAGTGGAATCATGTGATGACGATGAAACAGGGATTTGCCGCCGCTTATTTTGAACTTCCGAAATTGAGAGACGTTGAATTGGCTCCTACTGCTTCTTTAGGCGTAATGGCCGAAGGTGAAGCTGTGCTGAAAGGTCTTCAGAGTTTCCACTCATTGCCATGTTTTAACACTTACTTGCGCCAGTCCTATTATGTAGATGTATTCAACAAGGGCGCTACTCCGCTGAAATGGAAAGCTGCTGTAACAAATGACTGGATTTTGGTTAGCAAGAAATCTGGAGAGACAGCTACTGAAGATCGTATTGAAGTTTCTATCGACTGGGCAAAAGTCCCTGCCGGTGAAAGAATACTCGGAACACTGGATATCACTTCTGATCGTGGTGAGAAGGAAAGTGTCTATATCTCCGTCTTTAACCCTACCTCTCCTTCATTGGCCGAAATGGATACGCTGTTCGTTGAAAACAACGGATATGTTTCGATAGATGCGGCAAGTTTCCACCGTAAAGTGGAGAATGATGCCATTAAGATGATTATTATTCCGAACCTGGGATGCGAGAATACAGCTGTACAGTTGGGTAATCCTATTGCTCCGGCGCAACGTACCGCAGGACGTAATACACCGCGTCTGGAATATGATTTCTATACGTTTGAGCAGGGATCGGTAGACGTTTATACGTATGTGCTGCCTACATTCCCCATCAGCAAGGACAGAGGATATGCCGGACATGAAGCAACCAATGTTGAAACCAAATATGGTGTATGTATAGACGAAGGTCCGGTAATGACTCCATCTACTTCTTCTTTCGAATATGCACAGATATGGTATGAAAGCGTATTGAAGAATTGCAGAATCAACAAGACCACTCTCCATATCGATAAACCGGGTAAGCATACGGTGAAAATCATCTGTGGAGATGCTGGAACAGTTCTG